One part of the Glycine soja cultivar W05 chromosome 11, ASM419377v2, whole genome shotgun sequence genome encodes these proteins:
- the LOC114372997 gene encoding glutathione S-transferase T2-like: MQKFKGHYKQVVSLKKSGCMNNDVMLHASCFMLHAYAIWKEDEGRHFGLEHGWRLLKDQSKWLDHFTDNGFKRMKIFAYGAYSLLSNPETPVEDFEAGTQSRIVRPMGQKATKRKSKGKGVGTSINPMDLTGVEEVMREINVFNARLADLREKELEKEYYDILMKDTSTMSESQL, encoded by the coding sequence ATGCAAAAGTTCAAGGGTCATTACAAACAAGTGGTATCATTGAAGAAAAGTGGTTGCATGAATAATGATGTCATGCTTCATGCTTCATGCTTCATGCTTCATGCATATGCCATTTGGAAGGAAGACGAAGGAAGACATTTTGGTTTGGAGCATGGTTGGCGACTACTAAAAGATCAATCGAAATGGTTAGACCACTTTACTGACAATGGCTTTAAAAGGATGAAGATTTTCGCATATGGGGCGTATTCATTGTTATCTAATCCAGAAACACCGGTAGAAGATTTTGAAGCTGGCACACAATCTCGAATTGTTCGTCCAATGGGTCAAAAGGCAACCAAAAGGAAGAGCAAGGGGAAAGGAGTAGGAACATCTATCAATCCCATGGACTTGACTGGTGTGGAGGAAGTAATGAGGGAAATAAATGTTTTCAATGCCAGACTAGCAGACTTAAGGGAGAAAGAATTGGAAAAGGAGTACTACGACATTCTAATGAAGGACACATCTACAATGTCCGAAAGTCAACTCTAA